The genomic segment CTAATCATGCTTTTGAAAGCTTCGATAAGGCTATTGTAAGACAGTTCTGTAATTTTTTCTTCGCCCTCTTTTCTATGAATAGCTCGAGTGGTTTTGGCAATGGCGTTAATAGTGTTGTATTCGTGAGATTTGTTACCGTACTGGGCTTTAACTGCATTGAGGACTAAAGTTACTGTTTTTTGTAGTGAATCAGGTGCTGTGCGAAAAGCTTTTTGCCGCAAAGCAGCTAGTTCGCTATACCTTTTGCGTAATTCTGCTTCTTTTGCATTTACCTCTGCGATAGCGTTCAATAAGTTACTTACGTCGGTTATAGACTCCCATTGGCGAGGAGGTTGATATTCAGGAAAGCTGCTAATGTAGTTCAAGAGTAATTGAGCTCTTTCGTACTTGGCTTCAAAAGTATTATTGGTTTTTGCCATGTGCGTTTTAATTGCGGGGCAAATATAAAATATAAGTTTGTAAAAACCAAATAAAAAGTTGTAAAGTTAGATAAGCTTTTATCAACACAATGAGAGGCTTAATTTTTAGGAGTGAGCTACTTTTATTCCCATTCAATAGTAGCAGGTGGCTTTGAGCTAATATCATAGACTACTCGGTTTATCCCTTTTACATGGTTAATAATTTGAGTAGAAACTGATGCTAAAAAAGAATGAGGTAGGGGTGCCCAATCGGCTGTCATGCCATCTAGGCTGGTAACTGCGCGTAAGCAAGCAACTTGTTCGTAAGTACGTTCATCGCCCATTACTCCAACAGAATGCACGGGTAAAAGCACAGCAAAAGCTTGCCAAACAGTATGATACAAATTGTGTTTTTTTAAGTTTTCTATGAAAATAGCATCTATTTCTTGTAACAAAGCTACTTTTTGTTGAGTAATTTCTCCTATTATCCGAATAGCAAGCCCAGGTCCTGGAAATGGATGCCTGTTGAGTAATGCATCAGGCAGGTTTAGCACTTTTCCTAAGTTTCTCACTTCATCTTTGAATAACATTCGCAAAGGTTCTATTAGCTTCAAGTGCATTTTTTGAGGTAAGCCACCTACATTGTGATGAGATTTTATAGTTACAGAAGGTCCTTTGACTGAAACAGATTCTATTACATCGGGGTAAATAGTACCTTGAGCTAAAAACTGCACATTTGGAATTTTTTGTGCTTCTGCTTCAAATACTTCAATAAAAACTCTGCCGATAGTTTTACGCTTTTGTTCAGGGTCCGTAATGCCCTTTAAGGATTCATAAAATTTTTGTTGTGCTTTTACACCTATTACGTTCAAGCCTAGGGCTTGATATTGCTCTAAAACTTGTTCGTACTCATTTTTGCGTAGCAAACCATTATCTACAAAAATACAGTGTAAACGTTTGCCAATAGCTTTATGAATTAACACAGCGGTTACGGAAGAGTCCACTCCACCTGATAGACCACATACTACGTTTGCCTTTTCTCCTACTTGCAAGTTGATGTCAGCAATAGTGCGT from the Bacteroidia bacterium genome contains:
- the guaA gene encoding glutamine-hydrolyzing GMP synthase; protein product: MMQKIVILDFGSQYTQLIARRIRELHVYCEIHPFYEAARALDNNTKGIILSGSPASVHQPEAPNITQEVWQKILSLPTLGICYGAQLIAHKQGGKVEKAAIREYGRANLTQIKDNTLFKNISPHTQVWMSHADSILELAKDYQVIAQTESIPIAAFKHETKPIYGVQFHPEVVHTLQGKEILQNFVYNIAKCQPNWTAENFIQRTIADINLQVGEKANVVCGLSGGVDSSVTAVLIHKAIGKRLHCIFVDNGLLRKNEYEQVLEQYQALGLNVIGVKAQQKFYESLKGITDPEQKRKTIGRVFIEVFEAEAQKIPNVQFLAQGTIYPDVIESVSVKGPSVTIKSHHNVGGLPQKMHLKLIEPLRMLFKDEVRNLGKVLNLPDALLNRHPFPGPGLAIRIIGEITQQKVALLQEIDAIFIENLKKHNLYHTVWQAFAVLLPVHSVGVMGDERTYEQVACLRAVTSLDGMTADWAPLPHSFLASVSTQIINHVKGINRVVYDISSKPPATIEWE